TTTGAGGTGAGTTCTGGTTTGAATTAATAGTGGAAGCGAAAGCCCTGAAGGAGTTACAACTGAAGCCGTTACAAGAGGAGGCTTCCGAATTAATGGCAATCTTCACGACGATGGTAAAACGGACGAAGGCAAAGAGCGTTGCTTGATTGATTTGTAGTTTGTAATTCGAAGTTTGCAGTTTTTCTGATGAATATCTTCCGCAACATAAGGAATCGCTTTTCTCCGGCGTGGGCGCGGGCGGTGCTGTTTTTCTCGATCATGGGACCGGGGATCATCACCGCCAACGTGGACAACGACGCGGGCGGAATCACGACGTATTCGCAGGCGGGCGCGCACTTCGGGCTGGCCACGCTGTGGATTTTTATCCCCATGACCATCGCGCTGATCATGATTCAGGAGATGGTCAACCGGATGGGAATCGTCAGCGGCAAGGGACTCTCCGATCTCATTCGCGAACATTTCGGCGTGCGCTGGACGTTCTATTTGATGACCGGGCTGCTGCTCACGAACTTCGGGAACATCATCGCCGAGTTTTCGGGCGTGGCGGCGGCGGGAGAAATACTGGGCATTCCCAAGTGGATCAGCGTGCCGGTGGCGGCGGCGTTCGTGTGGGCGCTGGTGGTGGCGGGAACGTACGCGAGTATCGAGAAAGTGTTTCTGGTGGCGACGCTGTTCTACGTCGCGTACATCGTCAGCGGATTTCAGGTGCAGGCGGACTGGACGGAAGTCGGGAAATCGCTGGTCATTCCGGGAATCACGCACGAGCGGGCCTATCTGCTGATGCTGATCGGACTGATCGGAACGACCATCGCACCGTGGATGCAGTTCTATCAGCAGGCGTCGGTGGTGGAGAAGAACATCTCCATCAAGAATCTCCATCTCTCGCGGATGGATACGATCTTCGGCGGGATCACGGTGAGTCTGGTGGCGCTGTTTATTGTCGTTGTGTGCGCCGAGACGCTCTATCCGCATGCGGTGCGGATCGAGACGGCCGACGAAGCGGCCAAAGCGCTGGCACCATTGGCGGGGCCGTTTGCCTCGACGCTGTTTGCGGTGGGACTCCTGAACGCGAGTCTGTTCGCGGCTTCGATCCTGCCGATCTCGACTTCGTACACGATTTGCGAGGCGCTGGGTTGGGAGTCGGGCGTGGACCGCAAGTTCTCCGAAGCACGGCAATTTTACGTCTTGTACACGGCGCTGATCGTGATCGGGGCGGTGGTGGTACTGATGCCGGGGGTGCCGCTGATTTCGGTGATGTTCTATTCGCAGGTGATCAACGGGATCATGCTGCCGTTCACGCTGGTTCCGATTCTGCTGTTCGTGAACAACAAGAAGCTGATGGGCGAGCACGTGAACAGCCGGGCGTATAACATCTTCTGCTGGACATTCGTGGCGGCGATTACGCTGATGTCGCTGACGTGGCTGGTCTTGCAGTTCGGAGGAGTGGAGTGACGGAAGGGATGAGGGATGAACTATAGGGCCGGATGGATGTGAGCCTTTTTCCGGCGGGGTCAGCAATCCCACCCATGATCAACAATATCGGGCACGGCATGCCGTGCCCGTTGTGTTTTGGGCCTCTGTGACAAGAGGCCAGCTATTTCCCCATCACTTAAAGGAAACCAAGTTGACCCACATGCCGCGCAGAGAATTGATTTTTTAATGCTTATAATGAATCAAAAAGAAGAGGGCACCATACTTATTTGTTGACTTGCGGCACGACATTTGAGATATTATGATGAAACATTCTGTTTGTAAATACGACAGCGTGGTACGGTATGCAGGGATGCTGCGGGTTTCCCGGATATGCGGCCTTCC
Above is a genomic segment from bacterium containing:
- a CDS encoding Nramp family divalent metal transporter; its protein translation is MNIFRNIRNRFSPAWARAVLFFSIMGPGIITANVDNDAGGITTYSQAGAHFGLATLWIFIPMTIALIMIQEMVNRMGIVSGKGLSDLIREHFGVRWTFYLMTGLLLTNFGNIIAEFSGVAAAGEILGIPKWISVPVAAAFVWALVVAGTYASIEKVFLVATLFYVAYIVSGFQVQADWTEVGKSLVIPGITHERAYLLMLIGLIGTTIAPWMQFYQQASVVEKNISIKNLHLSRMDTIFGGITVSLVALFIVVVCAETLYPHAVRIETADEAAKALAPLAGPFASTLFAVGLLNASLFAASILPISTSYTICEALGWESGVDRKFSEARQFYVLYTALIVIGAVVVLMPGVPLISVMFYSQVINGIMLPFTLVPILLFVNNKKLMGEHVNSRAYNIFCWTFVAAITLMSLTWLVLQFGGVE